Genomic window (Primulina eburnea isolate SZY01 chromosome 8, ASM2296580v1, whole genome shotgun sequence):
ATCCCGAGTTTCATATGGTGATACATGAATCCATAAGTAATTAACATAGATTACAATATACATTGATTATATTGGAACTTAAATGGTTGAAATTATAGATTTTTATAACTTTGGAAGTAATTTAGTGTTGCGGGGAAGATGGAGTCAATGGAGTCATGTCCATGGGGTAGCTTCCTAGGATTCTCAGAAAAGAAGTATATTCTTGCACCTCCGCTAAGGCATTTTGCGCCCGCACCTCGGCCAACGACGCCTCGAAATCTATGTAAAACATGTATTCGAAGTGCTTGGCCGTCCCCGTCTCCGCGTCGTCCACCGATCTGATCGGGGAGTTCCGGCGGGGCCGGGACTcgatgtttgtcaaactgatgTTCCTGAAAGCAAAGGCGGATAGGACTTTGAATAGCACGCTTGTGCCCTTTTCGTGCGCGAATACGATGCTTGTTTTGAATGGCCTATCGGTGCGAGGGATTATCGGTTCCCTCGCAAGCATGACAAATCGTGTTACGTTGCTTGAGTCGTCTTGGATCCCGCTCGCGAGTATGCTTAGGCCGTATAGCTCGGATGCTCGTGCGGAGGCGATTGCGGCGGTGTTGAGGAGGTTGTTGGCGGCGATGTATTCGGCAGCTCCGGCCGTGTCATCGACCGCTTCCCGGATGACGTTGAGGTCCATTTTGGAGAGCGTGTGCTCGCATTGGGACAAGGCCTGTGGGTGGCTGATCACGCGGGTGAGATACTCTTTACGGACTCCGGGGAGTGCCAGGAGGCAGTGGTGCACGGGAAGATGGACTTCTCCGACAATGTGGAGGCGGTGGCGGAGGAGCAGATCGTAGTTGCGGTGGATGGAGCCGCCGAGGGAGTTTTCCACGGGGAGGACGGCTCTGTCGGCTATCCAAAGCTCAACCGCCTGGAACGCCACTTCAAATTGGTCACAGGGAATAGCTTCGCAATTGGGATACGCCTTGCCGGCAGCGGCTTCGCTATAAGCTCCGGGAACACCCTGATACGCTACCCGGAGCTGTGAACCATGCATCGGCGCCGGAGACAGGTCGGAAATACTCAACGGCCGAGGCAGCAACGCCGTTGAAACAGACTGATTCTTGATCGGTACAAGGTCTAATGTCGGGTGACCATTTACGGCTGCGATACCATCGCCGCCACCATTACTTTTCTCAGTATCTTGCTCCAGGGACATCACTTTGCTTGAAAGAATGGCGCAAGAACTCTGCCACTCAAACCGGCTCCTTCCAACCAACCCAGCGCCAAAACTGAAGCCTGTATAAATCGAAGCTGCAGCCGAATTCGGATTCGAAGAATCAAACCTCGAAACACATTGGATGACGTACCTCTCCAACCCGACCCGGTGGTGGTTCAGACTAGTATCTGCTGTCCGGAACAGAGAATTCAGATCGGGACGTGTACAGGGAGAACTCAGAGACACCATGACAATCAAGATTCAGAAAATTCAAAGAGAAATGggagagaaaagaaagaaaagaaggaaaagaGATCGCTTTTAGTTCCGTAAGAAGGGAACGTTTAAGCTGAGAAGAAAAGAGAGAAGTTGgggtatttatatataatatattcttCAAGGTGCAAGAAAATTGCTTCAGTCTACCTTCTACCGACCGCCagtcaaaattttaatttctctttatttttttctaaaatcgaAACAGTATAGTCttgttttttatatatatatttattttatattttcgttctacaatttatcaaaatttaatttcatacattaattttggatttttttaaagtttttttttcttcaaaaccaCTAAATCTATTGAATAAACTTTATTTGATATTAATCTCCTCCTATATGATACAAGTGGCGAGAACAAAACATCTATTACTCACACTAAATTCATctaataaaaaaagaaatataaataaaaaagacCCAATACTTCAAAATGTGCTGAAATTTTTTTCGTTTCTCTTTATTTGTGTTtagatatattttaaaatgtataATATAAGATTCATTCTTATTACATTAGCTATTTAAAAGAACGTCAGTATCAAATAAGTAATATACGGTGAGCTTAGTGGTTTCGAgaaaaaaatgacaaaaattcTAAATTACTATATAAAAAGCAAACTTGAACAAATTATACGATtaaaactcaaatcatgtcaatttACAAGTTTAAATCTGCAATTTTACCATGTTACAATTATTCCAATGGGAGTATTTACTATTTAGAGAGACTAGATGGGCCAGTTGGTAAAACGATTATAAATGTTTAAAGCTTTAAAATTACAGTAAGTTCTATATATTTCTTCCCACATCATGGTTGGTGAGATAACAACCCATTAATCACGTGGGACACCTTAAGAACAACTCTTAACTTTTCTCATATGCTTTGAGATTATGACTTTTGTTTCATTTATTGCGATGTCTCAACCCGTCGGAATTCGGAGCCGGCCTGCCGTAAATGCCGTTGATCACCGGACTTTTGACATACTTAGAATTAGTTAGTGAGCGAAAATGTTTTCCTTTACGCTTGCGTTCACCTGTCTTCTTCGAACAAGAGATATTTATGTCGCTTCATTCAAGTGGTGATGACGTAcaacttatatatattttaagatcatacaaattttattaatatcTGAAAGGTTAGAAAGCATCAGTTATATCTTATAAATTCTGGGAATTATATATAGGAAAGATATATAATTATTGCCAAATTTAAACGAGTTAATGACACAACCTACCAGCTTAATATTAAATTGACCAGACAATTCTAAGCCGAATTCATTGAATTAGTTAATCGAGTAGGTGCAGATTAAGGACAAATCATGATTAAGTGGATAATTTTCCCCCTTAAGTAAAATGAAAATCCCATAAACATACGTATAAGTTTTTGGTGACTCGCAGCTGGTTTACAATATTAATCTAAATATTTCATTGTTATTATTACTAATGAGTTACTATAATCTTAGCTATAAGATTTTTTACTCAATGAGGCGGGCATTTATTTGAGAGTAAATCTCTTGTGGGaatgtctcacgaatctttatctgtgccTTTATTTGAATGGTGAAATTGAGACCAAGATTAATTTAATTAGTTTGATGGAATATTAAGGATTCCAAATATTTAACTTTGTCATTTGTctaatttatgaattttttatatGATTCTTGAAGTTCTAACTAAAATaggtaatttattattattaatattattatttattctaaaaatctaaatatttaaaaaatttgcgGTTCAAGATGAAATGTTTGAATAGGGTAAGTAAGGCACAATTGTGCGAAGCTGGTTCCACCCCACGTGCCTTACCACTACTGAAGC
Coding sequences:
- the LOC140839999 gene encoding arogenate dehydratase 3-like, encoding MVSLSSPCTRPDLNSLFRTADTSLNHHRVGLERYVIQCVSRFDSSNPNSAAASIYTGFSFGAGLVGRSRFEWQSSCAILSSKVMSLEQDTEKSNGGGDGIAAVNGHPTLDLVPIKNQSVSTALLPRPLSISDLSPAPMHGSQLRVAYQGVPGAYSEAAAGKAYPNCEAIPCDQFEVAFQAVELWIADRAVLPVENSLGGSIHRNYDLLLRHRLHIVGEVHLPVHHCLLALPGVRKEYLTRVISHPQALSQCEHTLSKMDLNVIREAVDDTAGAAEYIAANNLLNTAAIASARASELYGLSILASGIQDDSSNVTRFVMLAREPIIPRTDRPFKTSIVFAHEKGTSVLFKVLSAFAFRNISLTNIESRPRRNSPIRSVDDAETGTAKHFEYMFYIDFEASLAEVRAQNALAEVQEYTSFLRILGSYPMDMTPLTPSSPQH